The following coding sequences lie in one Alosa sapidissima isolate fAloSap1 chromosome 15, fAloSap1.pri, whole genome shotgun sequence genomic window:
- the serpinh1b gene encoding serpin H1b produces MWLTNAVAFLLLALATSAEEPKLSSHATTLADNSANLAFNLYHNMAKEKNLENILISPVVVASSLGMVALGGKSNTASQVKSVLSADQLKDEHLHSGLSELLSEVSDPAKRNVTWKISNRLYGPSSVTFADDYVKMSKKHYNLDHSKINFRDKRSAVNAINEWASKSTGGKLPEVTKDVQNTDGAMLINAMFFKPHWNEKFHHKMVDDRVFLVTRSYTVSVPMMHRTGLYDFHEDTENRLFVLSMPLAHKKSTMVFIMPYHVEPLDRIEKLLTRKQLDTWMSKMEEKAIAISLPKVNIEVSHNLQKHLGELGLTEAVDKSKADLSNISGKKDLYLSNVFHASSLEWDTEGNPFDPSIFGNEKLRNPKLFYADHPFIFLVKDNKTNSILFIGRLVKPKGDKLRDEL; encoded by the exons ATGTGGCTGACAAATGCTGTAGCCTTTCTCCTCCTGGCTCTCGCCACCTCTGCTGAGGAGCCCAAGCTCAGCAGCCATGCCACCACACTGGCAGACAACAGCGCCAACCTGGCCTTCAACCTGTACCACAACATGGCCAAGGAGAAGAACCTGGAGAACATCCTCATCTCCCCTGTGGTGGTGGCCTCCTCTCTGGGCATGGTGGCCCTCGGAGGGAAGTCCAACACCGCCTCTCAGGTGAAGAGCGTGCTGAGCGCCGACCAGCTGAAGGACGAGCACCTCCACAGTGGCCTCTCTGAGCTGCTGTCTGAGGTGAGTGACCCTGCGAAGCGCAACGTCACCTGGAAGATCAGCAACAGGCTGTACGGCCCCAGCTCTGTCACGTTCGCCGACGACTATGTGAAGATGAGCAAGAAGCACTACAACCTCGACCACTCCAAAATCAACTTCCGCGACAAGCGCAGTGCTGTCAATGCCATCAATGAGTGGGCCTCCAAGTCCACTGGCGGCAAACTGCCCGAGGTCACAAAAGATGTGCAGAACACAGATGGAGCCATGCTCATCAATGCCATGTTCTTCAAGC CTCATTGGAATGAGAAGTTCCATCACAAGATGGTCGACGACCGTGTCTTTTTGGTGACCCGCTCATATACCGTGTCTGTTCCCATGATGCACCGCACAG GCCTGTATGACTTCCACGAGGACACAGAGAACAGGCTGTTTGTGCTGAGCATGCCACTGGCCCATAAGAAGTCCACCATGGTCTTCATCATGCCCTACCACGTGGAGCCTCTGGATAGGATTGAGAAGCTGCTGACCCGCAAGCAGCTGGACACCTGGATGAGCAAGATGGAGGAGAAGGCAATTGCCATCTCTCTGCCCAAAGTCAACATAGAGGTCAGCCACAACCTTCAG AAACATCTTGGTGAACTGGGCTTGACCGAGGCTGTGGACAAGAGCAAAGCTGACCTGTCCAACATCTCTGGAAAGAAAGACCTCTACCTCTCCAATGTCTTCCATGCTTCCTCTCTGGAGTGGGACACAGAGGGCAACCCTTTCGACCCCAGCATCTTTGGGAATGAGAAGCTCAGGAATCCCAAGCTGTTCTATGCCGACCATCCCTTCATCTTCCTGGTGAAGGACAACAAGACCAACTCCATCCTCTTCATTGGTCGTCTGGTGAAGCCCAAGGGAGATAAATTGCGTGATGAATTATGA